CACCCGCTCACTGCTGTGGCCTAGCGATTCGCATAGCCAGAGGGCATAGGCCGATTCCAGCCCGCTGCTGTGCAAGCTTTGGCGGACCTCGTCTACGCCACCGCGACTGGGATCGGTGAGCACGGCCAAGGCGCTTGGGCGTTGCTGCAATCGCTGAGCCAGGGGAGCAGGATCGCGGCCATGCAAGCTGATCCATTGGGCGTCCTGCCATGGCCTGCCCAGTCGGGCAAATGCCAGTTGCAACGAGGAGGGGCCTGGATGAAAGCGCAGGCGTTCGCGTCCCAGGCGCTCGATCAAGATCCGGCCGATGCCGAACCACAACGGATCACCGCTGGCCAGCACCACCGCGCGCTGATCGCTCCCAAGGGCAAGCAACTCCTCGCTCAGAGCGATTGGATTATCACTGGCGATGCAACGCAGGTCTGCTGGGCACGCAGACCATTGCTGCAGTGCAGGTAGCAACCGTTTTGGGGCTGCCAACAGGTGGGCCTGCTCCACCAAGAGCTGAGCTCCGGGTGGGAGCGAGCCGGGAGCACCGGCGTCGGTGCCGATCACATCGATCATCACGCCATTGTGCTGCGTTCAGCTCAACGCCTTTTGCTCTCGATGTTGCTCAGCGGCGCACTCGACCGAGTGAGTGGCAGGACAAACCCTTGCGGCGGCTGAAAATAGACAGGTTTAGACGGAAATCCTTGAGGTTATTGGTTGTCGTTGGCGGTTACTGATTGGCATTCAATAGGGTTTGTCTCGGAGTTTCGCCATATTGGTTTTGATAGGCAGCGGAAAAATGTCCACGACTTGTGAAGCCAAAGTGATTGGCAACATCACCTACTTTGTTTAATTCCAACGAATTACGTAATTCAATCGATCTGAGTACACAGTTCACTTGTTCTAGGCGAATTAATCTCAGTATTTCCATTGGCCCCATCTTGAAATTTTCTTTGCAACCTTGTATGAGGGTTCGCCGTGAGCTAAATAGAATATCGCTGACATCATCAAGTTTTAGAGGTTTGGTGCTGTTTTCGAATCCCCAGTTGATAAATTCGTGAATAAGTTGTTGGCGAGGTGCTATTTCAAATAATTTAAAGCACTGGCTTTTTGTGCCCTTAAACACTTCGAGCATCAATGTGAAAATGTGACAAGTGTGTAGTGATCGAAGCTCCAAATTGATCAATGGATTTTTAAAATGCCAAGCAAATTGCTGAACGATTTTCGTGTAAAGATTAGGCGGTAACTTCAGCGAATTGCTTGTATAGAGAGTTTCTAATAGTTCAAGTTGTCCGCAGTGCGCAAGGAAACCGCTGAATTTCTTGGCTGAGGCGATCGCAATCAAACTTGTTGATCCCGCTGTTAATTGAAAGTGGCTTTCTGTGAGGTCAGGTTTAAATCCATGTAGAGAAAAGGGCTCAATCGCTTGGCAAAAAATTCGATGGTCATCGAAATTGCCACTGATTTCTAAGCTAAAGCAGATGCAATCATTCCCGCGCTCGCCGTTGAGTAAGAGCAGCTGATTGGTTTGAATGCTGAGGATGCTGAGGTCTTTGAGGTGGACCACAGAAAAGTGGCCCTCAAGAGGACCGGAGGACAGCTGCAGAACGTCAAAAACTTTCCCCAGCCTCAATAGTGCAGCTGCTAACTCGCTGGCGCTGTTGAAGTTCGTGCTCCAACTGACGCGTGCAGACGTTGCGGAGGGGATGGAGAACTGGCTAAGTGTTGCGCTTGGCATTTGCAACATGCTTCACGCCTCTTGCAACGACGCTGCAGATTATGCATAAATTTTCCAATAACTGGCGAATTGCTCATGCAAGTGAGAATTTGCGAAAATTGTCGTTTCCCAAATAGCTGTGTTGCTGCAGCTGTGTGCTGCTGTTTCCAGAGGTGGTGTTGTCCTTTTCCAGCCTTTCCGACGCGTTAGTTGCCGGGGGATGCATTCGTCCCACCACGTTGCTTGCGGGTTTAAGGCATGGCGCGGTTTCGCCTAGGCGTTTCCCAGTGGCCCTGCTGCTCACGGCCAGTGGCTTGATTGTGGAACCGTTTGCTTGGTTGCAAACACTTTGGTTTCAGCGCGGGATTCAGGCTTGCACTTGCCCTGATGACCCGGTGGTGGTGATTGGTCACTGGCGCAGTGGCACCACCTATCTGCATCAACTTTTGGCGGCTGATCCAGGTGCCGCAACCGCTTGCAACCACTTCACCATTGCTCCGCAGGCTGCCTTGGTGCTGAAACCTCTGCTCAAGCCCTTGATGAAGTGGATGATGACACAGCATCGTCCAATCGATGCTGTGCCCTGGGGGGCAGAGGATCCCCAGGAAGACGAGGTGGGGTTGGCCCGGCTCACGATGGATACCAACATGGCTGGCGTTGCTTTTCCTCAGAATTACCCAAGGCATTTCCGCCGAGCCGTGCTCAACAGCACGGTGGAGTTTGAGCAGACGTTGCTTCAGTTCACAAGGCTTACCTGGCTGCATGAGGGAGCTGGTAAAACCCATCTGGTAATCAAAAATTCTGCGCACACCGCTCGGATTGCTCTACTTCTCCGTCTCTTTCCGCGGGCTCGCTTTGTCTATTTGCATCGGCGGCCGATCGATTCGGTTCGTTCACTGGTTCAAGTGAAGCAGCGCCTGGCTCACTTGGTGGGTTTGCAAGAGCCTCCATCCAGCCTCCAGCAAGTGGAGGAAACAGTGGCGGCCCATGACCAATTGCAAAAGGCCTTCGCGCGTTCGCGGCATTTGATCCCAAAGGGGCAGCTCGTGGAGATCGCTTATGACGACTTGGTGCAGTCCCCTCTGATCACGCTGCAGCAGATCTACAGCGCTCTTCAGATCAGCGGCTGGGGCTCAGCGCGCGATGCCATTGCGGCGCGCATCGCCATGGGTGCGGCCTATCAAGCCGAGGCGGTTGTGTTGGAGCCGGAGGCTGAGCAACGCCTGCAGGCCTTGCTCAGCTGAGCCGGCGTTGTCTCCTACTGACCGAAGGCCACCTGACAGGCCGCATTCAGCAATTGGGCCTCATTGGCATTCATCGGTGTTCCGCCGTTGAGGGTTCCATTGCGGCAGTTGGCGTTGAAGCGCACGGTGTCGTAGCCGTTGTCGGCTTCAAAACTCACCACATCCCCAGTTGCCGTCACGCTTGGGTAGTAGAGCGTGTAATCGGAGTTTGGGACTTCGATGTAGCTCACTTGGCTGGACTGAGCTGAATTCACCAAGCTGTTGATGGTGCCAAAGGTGGCCATGCCAGCAAGACCCCAGGCTGCTGCTTGACCGGGATACCAACGCCAATTGTTGTAGTAAGACCCGCCGTACCAGCCGTTGTTCCAGGGGCGGTTGTTCGACCAGTTCGACCCGCTGTACCAACCATTGCCGTAGCGATCCCAGTTGTTGACTGCATCGCGGCGGGTCTTGGAGCGATTGTTCACCCGATCACTCCGGCCGCTCTGGCGTTGATCCGTTCGGTTTGTGCGTCCCTGCTGACGGGAATCAATGTTGCTGTTGCGAGTGTTTTGGCGCGTTCCCCGATTGTCTCCGCGGCTGGTTTGACGCTGATCACGGGTGCCGGCGCGTGAGCTTTGCCGATTGCTGCTAGTGCTGCTGCGCGTGGTTTGGCGGTTGCTGCGGGTGGATTGCCGAGTGCCCTGGCGGCTGCCGCTGTAGGAACTGAAACCTGTTCGTCCACTGCTGGACCGATTGCTGGAGCGGGAACCACTGCTGCGCGAACTGCTGCGCGAACTGCTCCGAGAACTGCTGCGGGAACCACTGCTTCGCGATCCACCTCCTCTTGAGCCACCGCCTCTGGAGCCACCGCCGCCTCGTCCGCCGCGTTGGCTGATCAGGAGTTCTTCTGTGGCGGTAGGTGTTGCTGCTTCAAGGGGGGTTTGGGCTGAGAGGGCTGCTGCCGGTTGCAGCATCAGCAAGAGCCCGATCGCTCCTGACAGACCTGTTTTTTTAGCTTTGCTGCTCATTTTTGAATGGCCTCCATGAGGCGAGCGCAACCGTTGTCAAAGCAGGTCACATCCACTCGGCCGTTGTCCGCGAAGGCCATGCCGATGAGGGTGCGGCCTTGAATGGCATGACCGCCTTGGGTCAGGACATCGGCCAGGAAGGTGGGATTTTTGACGCAAAACGCCTTGCTGTTAAAGCAAAGCTCTTCCGTTTTGAAATTGATCGATGCGTTTTTCACGGATCTCCAAGGTGCGCCTGCATAGGCCTGTCCCTCGATGCGGACATAGGGGTCTTCAATCACGCGATAGCTCACCGTGCGTGATCCAAAGCGATGGCGATATTCCGTGGAGTCATCCACATCAATGGCCGTTACCTGGCAGGAAAAGTTGGGGGAGGTTGGGGTGCTGCAGGTGGTGTCGAGAACGTATAGCTCCTCGGCGATAACCGCTGGAGCGCCAAGGCCGCTAAAGAGCGCCAGCAGAGCTGTCAGCACCTTGCTTCGTTTGGAAACAAGCATGAAAATGGTGGATGCGCGGAGGGGTAAGACCTCCATCCCTTCAAGATGGCCACAACGCTCGCGGTGTGATTGGAATGTGCACCAATGGGATCAAGGAGCGTCGTCAACGCCTGCACGACATCCTTTTGGCACTTCTGGCCCAACAGGGTGATTTAGAGCTGATGGATGTGGATAATCCCTCGGGGTTGGTAAGCGGTGGCAGCCGCGATGCGCCAGCGGACGCCGCGCGTTGGTTGGAGCGCAATCGACGGGTGTTGCAGCGCTATCAAGCCCTGGTGCGCACAGCGGTGACGCTCGATGCCTTGCTTGATGCGGAAGACGGCATCGCTCAGGAACCTTCTTGATGGAGCAGTTGTTGTTCGCGGCCAATGATCAACAGCAGCAAGCTGATCGCAAACAGCAACCCCGTGATCACTGCCATGACCAACATCGTTCCCGCCAACCCCTGGGTGTAGGCCTCTCGCAGCAGTTCGATTAGTTGCTGAGAAGCAGACCCCTCAATCGAAATCGGGCTGTTGCGCAGAAATAAACGAATTTGCTCATCGAGTTGGGGCAGGTGTTCCAAACCCAGGCCGGCGGCCTGCATGCGGCTGTGGAGATCGTTGAAGCCAAAGCCGCTGATCATCGTTCCGCTGGCGGCGAGCCCAAAGGCAAAGCCCAGCTGCCCGCTGGTGGTGCGAAATGCCAGCACCGACCCAAAGCAATCCTGCGGTGCTTCCTGCACAAACAGAGCGGATTGCGGCACCGCCACAAAGGCCAGGCCGAGGCCGGCCAGCATCAACGGTGGCAGCAACTGCCAGTAGGGCGTTTGCACTTGCACGATCGCGAATAGAGCCAGCCCGAGCACCAGTGCCAGGCTGCCGCCCGCCATTAAGACCAAGGTGCGCCGGCCCGGACCCATCCAGCGTCCGGCATAGATCCCTGCCACGCCAAAACAAATCAGGAAGGGCAGCTGAGCGAACGCCACCGCACTGGTGCTGTATCCCTGCACCAGCTGCCAGAAGTTGCTGGTTTGTAGTTGCACCACTGCTTGCGCCACATTCCATCCGATTCCATTGATCACGGCTGCGGCAAAGAAACCGCGCAGGTACAGCCGGGGCGGAAAGATCGGTTTGCGGCTGCGGCGCTCAATGCTGATGTGCAGCACAAACAACAACAGCCCGCTGCAGGCCGGCAGCCAGAAGCTGGGGCTGCGCAGCCCTAAGGCTGCGTGGTTGATGCCAAACAGAAACAGCACCATCGCGCTCGCGATGCTCGCTAGGCCGGGAATGTCGGGCTTGAGGGCGCGATTGCCTGGAATGGCTGGCAGCAGTGCGGGTAAGAGCAGAAGGCTGGCGCTGCAAATGATGGGCACCAGCAAAAAGGACAGGCGCCAATTGATGGTGGCCATCCAGCCACCAATCAGGGAACCGCTGATGAAGCCCACCACGATCAGCAGGTTCCAAAGGCCAAGGGCGGCGCTCACTCCAGTGGCGGGTGTCACGAAGCGCACGCTTGCAAAGGTGCTGGTGAGAACCGAGCCCAGGGCGATGCCGGTGAGGGCACGGCCGAGCAGAAACAGGCCCGTCTCGATGGAGAACATCGAGAGCAGGTTTCCTAATAGAGCCAGCAGCAGGGAGGCTGCCAGCACCCGCCGTCGTCCAAAACGGTCGCCGAAAAAGCCCATCACCAACACCGATGCGGCTTGGGCCAAGGTGGAAACGCTGGCGCCTAAGGCCAACACAGCGCCATGCATCTGCAAAGCATCGCTGGCTTTCACCAAGGCGATATTGGCAACGCTGGGGTCGATCAGCTGCAGGCTGGCGAGGATGCCCAAAAAGGGGATGCAAGCTAGCGATTGCAATTCCCTCAGACTGCCTATTCTCACTGGGTTCTCATGCGTTCTCAATCAGGGCACCGCCAATGGCGAAAGGGTGTGGGCTTTGTTGCCGGTGACCGTTTAAAAGGATGTAGGGGCGAAAGGTTCAGGTGCCTTGCTCCTAGCAAGGCCCTGGCTCTTCCGGCCAGCTCTGGCAATCTGGAGCCACTTTCGGCCTCTGCATGGCACCGCTCGGACTGTCCGCATTGCGTTCACGGCTGAGCCGCGGCTCATCAGGGAAGGGTTGGCAACCACCAGAAGCCAGTTGGAGCCGCTCGTTTGGCTTGGGCTGGCAGACCCCGTTTACGGTGCGCTACGCCAGCAACCTCGACGATGGCCCCTGGCATGGGATGCCCCTTGGTGGCTTTGGTGCAGGTTGTATTGGACGCAGCTCCCGTGGTGATTTCAACCTCTGGCACCTCGATGGGGGTGAGCATTGGTACGGAAGCATTCCCGATTGCCAATTCGCGCTCTGGGAAAAGCAAGGCGATCAGGTTCGTGTCCATGCGCTAGCGACAGAGCCAGCTCGCGATGATTCCAGGCCAGAGTCAGGCAAGCCTCTCAGCAGCTGGCAGTGGTATCCAGCCAGTACGGAGGAGAACAGCACCGGCACCTATGCCGCCCGCTACCCCTTGAGTTGGAATCACTACAAGGGGGTGTTTCGCGCTGAAGTGAGCTGTGAGGCTTTCAGCCCGATCCTTCCTGGCGATTACCAACGCAGCAGTTATCCGGTCGCGGTGTTCCGCTGGACCCTCACCAACCCCACCAACAAGCCCCTAGAAGTGTCGCTGTTGCTGAGTTGGCGCAACACGGTGGGCTGGTTCACCAACACCGATGCATCGGCGGAGGTGCACTTTCGGGATGACGGCAGCCCCGAGCACAACTACGCCCCAGCGATTGGAGATGGCGAGGGCCAGAGCAACCGCTGGATCGATGGCGATGGCCTGAGCGGGGTGCTGCTCGATGGCAAGCGCTCAACGCCGGTTGCGGAAGGGGAAGGGCAGTGGTGTTTGGCTTTGCCAGACACGCTGGAAGGAGTGGAGCTGATGCGCTGCAGTCGCTGGGATCCCAGCAGTGATGGTGCCGAGCTCTGGCAGCCCTTTGCCGCGGATGGGGTGATCCCCGATAGCAACAACGATCGTGCCAGCCGTAAGGGCGAGCATGCCAGTGCGGCGATCGCCGTGAAATTCACCCTGGCGCCTGGTGAAACCCGAGAGATTCCGGTGGCGATCAGCTGGGATTTACCGGTTACGAGCTTTGCTACAGGGGTGCGTGACCTACGCCGTTACTGCGATTTTTATGGCGTTGATGGCTGCCATGCAGCGGCGATTGCGTCAGAAGCACTGCGCGATTGGCGGTCTTGGCATCAACAAATCGAAGCTTGGCAAGAGCCGGTGTTGGCGCGTAAGGAGCTTCCTGAGGAGCTGCGCATGGCGCTGTTCAATGAGCTCTACGACCTCGCCAGTGGCGGCAGCCTGTGGACGGCCGCCACCTCAAAGGATCCCTATGGCCGATTTGGGGTGCTCGAGTGCCTCGATTACGCCTGGTACGAAAGCCTTGATGTGCGCTTGTACGGTTCCTTTGCCCTGCTGCAGCTCTGGCCGGAGCTCGATAAGGCGGTGATTCGCAGCTTTGCCCGTGCGATTCCAGCGGCAGATGCCACTCAACGGCCGATTGGTTGGTATTTCACCCAGGGCCGCGGCAGGGTGGAAGCGGACCGCAAGGTGAAAGGGGCTACACCCCATGATTTGGGAGCACCGAATGAGGTGCCGTTTGATGCCACCAACTACACCGCCTATCAAGATTGCAATCTCTGGAAAGATCTCGCCAGTGATTACGTGCTGCAGGTGTGGCGCACGTTCAAATTGGCACCCACTGGAGAAGACCTCAGCTTTCTGGCGGAGTGCTGGCCTGCGGCGGTGCAGGCCCTGCATTACCTCAAGCAATTTGATGTGAATGACGATGGCTTGCCTGATAACGGCGGAGCGCCAGATCAAACTTTTGATGATTGGCCGCTCAAGGGGGTGAGTGCCTACTGCGGTGCGCTCTGGATTGCGGCATTGGAAGCGGCATTGGCGATGGCGCAACGGCTGCAGTTGGAGCTGGGGCTAGACACCGGCGATGAGCAGCACACCTTCAGTGGCTGGCTAGAGCAATCACGCGCCAATTTCGACAAGCTGCTTTGGAACGGTGAGTACTACGACATCGATGCCGAAAGCGGCACGCCGGTGGTGATGGCCGATCAGCTCTGCGGTGATTTCTATGCGCGCTTGCTGGGATTGCCTCCGGTCGTGAGTGAGGCCAACAGCCGCAGCAC
The Synechococcus sp. CC9311 DNA segment above includes these coding regions:
- a CDS encoding helix-turn-helix transcriptional regulator; the protein is MLQMPSATLSQFSIPSATSARVSWSTNFNSASELAAALLRLGKVFDVLQLSSGPLEGHFSVVHLKDLSILSIQTNQLLLLNGERGNDCICFSLEISGNFDDHRIFCQAIEPFSLHGFKPDLTESHFQLTAGSTSLIAIASAKKFSGFLAHCGQLELLETLYTSNSLKLPPNLYTKIVQQFAWHFKNPLINLELRSLHTCHIFTLMLEVFKGTKSQCFKLFEIAPRQQLIHEFINWGFENSTKPLKLDDVSDILFSSRRTLIQGCKENFKMGPMEILRLIRLEQVNCVLRSIELRNSLELNKVGDVANHFGFTSRGHFSAAYQNQYGETPRQTLLNANQ
- a CDS encoding sulfotransferase; this translates as MLLFPEVVLSFSSLSDALVAGGCIRPTTLLAGLRHGAVSPRRFPVALLLTASGLIVEPFAWLQTLWFQRGIQACTCPDDPVVVIGHWRSGTTYLHQLLAADPGAATACNHFTIAPQAALVLKPLLKPLMKWMMTQHRPIDAVPWGAEDPQEDEVGLARLTMDTNMAGVAFPQNYPRHFRRAVLNSTVEFEQTLLQFTRLTWLHEGAGKTHLVIKNSAHTARIALLLRLFPRARFVYLHRRPIDSVRSLVQVKQRLAHLVGLQEPPSSLQQVEETVAAHDQLQKAFARSRHLIPKGQLVEIAYDDLVQSPLITLQQIYSALQISGWGSARDAIAARIAMGAAYQAEAVVLEPEAEQRLQALLS
- a CDS encoding MFS transporter, which codes for MGILASLQLIDPSVANIALVKASDALQMHGAVLALGASVSTLAQAASVLVMGFFGDRFGRRRVLAASLLLALLGNLLSMFSIETGLFLLGRALTGIALGSVLTSTFASVRFVTPATGVSAALGLWNLLIVVGFISGSLIGGWMATINWRLSFLLVPIICSASLLLLPALLPAIPGNRALKPDIPGLASIASAMVLFLFGINHAALGLRSPSFWLPACSGLLLFVLHISIERRSRKPIFPPRLYLRGFFAAAVINGIGWNVAQAVVQLQTSNFWQLVQGYSTSAVAFAQLPFLICFGVAGIYAGRWMGPGRRTLVLMAGGSLALVLGLALFAIVQVQTPYWQLLPPLMLAGLGLAFVAVPQSALFVQEAPQDCFGSVLAFRTTSGQLGFAFGLAASGTMISGFGFNDLHSRMQAAGLGLEHLPQLDEQIRLFLRNSPISIEGSASQQLIELLREAYTQGLAGTMLVMAVITGLLFAISLLLLIIGREQQLLHQEGS
- a CDS encoding GH116 family glycosyl hydrolase is translated as MAPLGLSALRSRLSRGSSGKGWQPPEASWSRSFGLGWQTPFTVRYASNLDDGPWHGMPLGGFGAGCIGRSSRGDFNLWHLDGGEHWYGSIPDCQFALWEKQGDQVRVHALATEPARDDSRPESGKPLSSWQWYPASTEENSTGTYAARYPLSWNHYKGVFRAEVSCEAFSPILPGDYQRSSYPVAVFRWTLTNPTNKPLEVSLLLSWRNTVGWFTNTDASAEVHFRDDGSPEHNYAPAIGDGEGQSNRWIDGDGLSGVLLDGKRSTPVAEGEGQWCLALPDTLEGVELMRCSRWDPSSDGAELWQPFAADGVIPDSNNDRASRKGEHASAAIAVKFTLAPGETREIPVAISWDLPVTSFATGVRDLRRYCDFYGVDGCHAAAIASEALRDWRSWHQQIEAWQEPVLARKELPEELRMALFNELYDLASGGSLWTAATSKDPYGRFGVLECLDYAWYESLDVRLYGSFALLQLWPELDKAVIRSFARAIPAADATQRPIGWYFTQGRGRVEADRKVKGATPHDLGAPNEVPFDATNYTAYQDCNLWKDLASDYVLQVWRTFKLAPTGEDLSFLAECWPAAVQALHYLKQFDVNDDGLPDNGGAPDQTFDDWPLKGVSAYCGALWIAALEAALAMAQRLQLELGLDTGDEQHTFSGWLEQSRANFDKLLWNGEYYDIDAESGTPVVMADQLCGDFYARLLGLPPVVSEANSRSTLKAVKEACFDNFAGGSLGVANGLRRDGTPLDPNGTHPLEVWTGINFGIASYYRLMGEGKTAEAICSAVVTQVYAGGLQFRTPEAITAVNTFRACHYLRAMAIWGLWATHTDWETIPGAQRV